Proteins encoded within one genomic window of Guyparkeria hydrothermalis:
- a CDS encoding MerR family transcriptional regulator — protein sequence MSTIEPNRTDNESQALLPIRSVSQITGVNPITLRAWERRYDLIRPTRTPAGHRLYSQQDIRTIQRIQELAESGMGFAQIALLLDQESQEPSPRPQKEPGPAPVNTPARSLLDRVIRAAMDLDPTELRAAEATALMWLTPEDYLRDVLIEALAQLEARISWPDRDLGLIWLSEYVKGRADWVADAPGHAAAPVVVVDNLVPGRAFSAGGLRLFSALHDDRFHARLLPTGLNDAQREQMVRRWGGKAWIRLGAGESPRPAPRRAGARVFWCDLPLLQPRDGDEAVNFMQRWRQVIEDDIQLCRNQVADALGLSDASPRQTRH from the coding sequence TTGTCAACGATCGAACCCAACCGCACCGACAACGAAAGTCAGGCCCTGCTGCCCATTCGTTCGGTATCGCAGATCACTGGCGTCAACCCGATCACACTGCGCGCCTGGGAGCGCCGCTACGACCTGATCCGTCCGACACGCACACCGGCCGGCCATCGGCTCTACAGCCAGCAGGACATCCGCACCATCCAGCGCATCCAGGAGCTCGCCGAGAGCGGCATGGGCTTCGCCCAGATCGCGCTGCTACTCGACCAGGAAAGTCAGGAACCCTCCCCGCGACCGCAAAAGGAACCCGGTCCGGCCCCGGTGAACACGCCGGCGAGATCGTTGCTCGATCGGGTCATCCGTGCCGCAATGGACCTCGACCCGACCGAGCTGCGGGCCGCCGAGGCCACCGCTCTGATGTGGCTGACGCCGGAGGATTATCTCCGGGATGTTCTGATCGAGGCCCTGGCACAACTGGAGGCCCGCATCAGCTGGCCGGACCGCGACCTGGGTCTTATCTGGCTGTCCGAATACGTCAAGGGTCGGGCCGACTGGGTGGCCGACGCACCGGGACACGCGGCCGCACCGGTCGTGGTGGTCGACAACCTCGTCCCCGGAAGAGCCTTTTCCGCTGGCGGCCTGCGCCTGTTCTCCGCACTGCACGACGACCGCTTCCACGCGCGCCTTCTGCCGACGGGTCTGAATGATGCCCAGCGCGAACAGATGGTGCGGCGCTGGGGGGGCAAGGCATGGATTCGACTTGGCGCCGGCGAGAGCCCGCGCCCGGCGCCCCGAAGAGCCGGCGCCCGTGTGTTCTGGTGCGACCTGCCGTTGCTCCAGCCGCGCGATGGCGACGAGGCGGTCAATTTCATGCAACGCTGGCGCCAGGTGATCGAGGACGACATCCAGCTCTGCCGCAACCAGGTCGCGGACGCCCTTGGGCTCAGCGACGCCTCCCCCCGCCAAACGCGCCACTGA
- a CDS encoding MFS transporter, with protein MLSMVVSVQSLLAGMGVLLAGSGLLATLLGLRAAEEGFSDGTIGLIMSAFYVGYVLGTITIPAIIRRVGHIRTFAALAAVSSAAAVIHGLWVDPWVWMGLRLINGVTLLGLYMVIESWINEKVTSHRGQVFGIYMMVSLFAYGAGQFLIGLYGPMDVSTFAIVGLLFSLGLVPIALTRVSQPPPMETARLPLLELFRLAPTGVIGAALSGTITGTIYGMAAVYASRVGLPDTQVATFVAAIIVGGGLLQWPIGRLSDGRDRRYVLIVISAIGGAFSVLLALQDWFPGWSLFALALVFGGFSFSLYAISVAQTNDRLSSDQVLEGTRGLLMVNGAGSVVGPMVSGVAMGWFGAAGFPLFVLAALVAMIALIFWRILIDEPVPDDERGDYVFTHRTSAAGLELDPRADEEDEAAHSGPSEHVSGAEPPIYEPDPAWEDYEGPPGAIDDPDEEPADNPRTPSGRSDAR; from the coding sequence ATGCTTAGCATGGTCGTGTCGGTGCAATCCCTGCTCGCCGGCATGGGAGTGCTGCTGGCCGGCTCGGGCCTGCTGGCCACACTGCTGGGCCTGCGCGCGGCGGAGGAGGGCTTTTCCGACGGCACCATCGGTCTAATCATGTCGGCCTTCTACGTCGGCTACGTGCTGGGCACTATCACCATCCCCGCCATCATCCGGCGTGTGGGCCACATCCGCACCTTCGCCGCTCTGGCCGCCGTCTCCTCGGCGGCTGCCGTCATTCACGGCCTGTGGGTCGACCCCTGGGTCTGGATGGGGCTGCGGCTGATCAACGGCGTGACCCTGCTGGGCCTGTACATGGTGATCGAGAGCTGGATCAACGAGAAGGTCACCAGCCACCGCGGGCAGGTCTTCGGCATCTACATGATGGTGAGCCTGTTCGCCTATGGCGCCGGGCAATTCCTGATCGGTCTCTATGGGCCGATGGACGTCTCGACCTTCGCCATCGTGGGACTGCTGTTCTCGCTGGGCCTGGTGCCCATTGCACTCACCCGCGTGAGTCAGCCACCGCCGATGGAGACCGCCCGGCTGCCCTTGCTCGAGCTGTTCCGCCTGGCTCCTACCGGCGTGATCGGTGCGGCGCTATCGGGCACGATCACCGGCACGATCTACGGCATGGCGGCGGTATACGCCAGCCGCGTGGGCCTGCCCGACACCCAGGTGGCCACCTTCGTCGCCGCCATCATCGTCGGTGGCGGCCTGCTGCAATGGCCCATCGGCCGGCTGTCCGACGGCCGCGACCGGCGCTACGTGCTGATCGTGATCTCGGCGATCGGCGGCGCCTTCTCGGTCCTGCTGGCACTGCAGGACTGGTTCCCGGGCTGGAGTTTGTTTGCCCTCGCGCTGGTGTTCGGCGGCTTCTCGTTCTCGCTGTACGCGATCAGTGTCGCGCAGACCAACGACCGGCTGTCGAGCGACCAGGTGCTCGAAGGCACGCGCGGCCTGCTGATGGTCAACGGCGCCGGCTCGGTCGTCGGGCCGATGGTCTCCGGCGTGGCCATGGGGTGGTTCGGGGCCGCCGGCTTCCCGCTGTTCGTCCTCGCCGCTCTGGTTGCCATGATCGCGCTGATCTTCTGGCGGATCCTGATCGACGAGCCGGTTCCGGACGACGAACGCGGCGACTACGTCTTCACCCACCGCACGTCGGCCGCCGGCCTGGAGCTGGACCCGCGTGCCGACGAGGAGGACGAGGCCGCACACTCCGGCCCGTCCGAACATGTCAGCGGGGCCGAGCCACCGATCTACGAGCCCGACCCGGCCTGGGAAGACTACGAGGGCCCTCCGGGAGCGATCGATGATCCCGACGAAGAGCCGGCCGACAATCCACGCACACCATCCGGACGGTCCGACGCCCGCTGA
- a CDS encoding symmetrical bis(5'-nucleosyl)-tetraphosphatase, giving the protein MATYAIGDLQGCLDPLEALLERVRFDPADDRIWFVGDLVNRGPQSLEALRFVRDLGDRAITVLGNHDIHLLGCWFGSRVARGRDTLEPILHAEDGDELIDWLRRRPLLQHDAALDWTLVHAGIHPHWTLEQAQTAARETEAAMRADNPEAFFSDIFGNESDHPLENPTTIDRQRFAVNVFTRMRYCHADGRLDFAEKRTPANADPNLTPWFAVPGRAMADRRIVFGHWSTLGPAVPRGNAWGIDQGCLWGHQLTALRLEDEALFAVDCPAARIPRSA; this is encoded by the coding sequence ATGGCCACTTACGCGATCGGTGACCTTCAAGGCTGCCTCGACCCGCTCGAAGCGCTTCTCGAGCGGGTCCGTTTCGACCCGGCCGACGACCGCATCTGGTTCGTCGGCGATTTGGTCAATCGTGGCCCGCAATCACTCGAGGCGCTCCGCTTCGTACGGGACCTCGGCGACCGCGCCATCACCGTGCTGGGCAACCACGACATCCACCTGCTCGGCTGCTGGTTCGGCAGCCGGGTCGCTCGTGGCCGTGACACCCTCGAGCCGATCCTGCACGCCGAGGACGGTGACGAACTGATCGACTGGCTGCGCCGACGGCCGCTGCTGCAACATGACGCCGCGCTCGACTGGACCCTGGTGCATGCCGGGATCCACCCTCACTGGACACTCGAGCAGGCACAGACGGCCGCCCGGGAAACGGAAGCGGCCATGCGCGCCGATAATCCGGAGGCGTTCTTCAGCGACATCTTCGGCAACGAGAGCGACCATCCGCTGGAGAACCCGACAACCATCGATCGGCAGCGGTTCGCGGTCAACGTGTTCACGCGCATGCGCTACTGCCATGCCGACGGCCGGCTGGACTTCGCCGAGAAACGCACCCCGGCCAACGCCGACCCGAACCTGACCCCCTGGTTTGCCGTGCCCGGCCGCGCCATGGCCGACCGGCGCATCGTGTTCGGCCACTGGTCGACGCTGGGGCCGGCCGTGCCCCGCGGCAATGCCTGGGGCATCGACCAGGGCTGCCTGTGGGGCCACCAGCTGACCGCGCTTCGCCTCGAGGACGAAGCCCTGTTCGCCGTCGATTGCCCGGCCGCTCGCATCCCGCGCTCGGCATGA
- the apaG gene encoding Co2+/Mg2+ efflux protein ApaG: MTPVTPRLAEHIRIRPRAVFVPEHSDTAAHRFAFGYEIVIENEGDHPVTLTDRHWVIDHGNGCLKEVRGEGVVGEQPRILPGERYAYRSGAVIESPAGRMRGDYGFVGDSGETFRVAIPGFDLVAPATFRHIH; encoded by the coding sequence ATGACACCCGTCACGCCTCGACTCGCCGAACATATCCGGATCCGTCCGCGTGCGGTGTTCGTCCCCGAGCACAGCGACACGGCGGCGCACCGCTTCGCTTTCGGCTACGAGATCGTGATCGAAAACGAGGGCGACCACCCGGTCACGCTGACCGACCGCCACTGGGTGATCGACCACGGCAACGGCTGCCTCAAGGAGGTCCGTGGCGAAGGTGTGGTCGGCGAGCAGCCACGCATCCTTCCCGGCGAACGCTACGCGTACCGGTCGGGAGCGGTGATCGAGTCCCCCGCCGGGCGCATGCGCGGCGACTACGGCTTTGTCGGCGACAGCGGCGAAACCTTCCGCGTCGCAATCCCCGGCTTCGACCTGGTCGCCCCGGCCACCTTCCGCCACATCCACTAG
- the pgl gene encoding 6-phosphogluconolactonase → MSANAEFHPSDHPEATFAACADWVVDRLAAAIRARGVARIALAGGSTPRRLYQMLADRYRGALEWQRVEFYFGDERNVPLDHPDSNFRMARLALFEPLRIQPHRTFPMISDQQRDPERDAEAYEDILRSWTAGRVPRFDVVLLGLGSDGHFASLFPDTPALEERKRLAVVNPIPKLHGHRLTLTFPVFEAARDAVFLVTGADKQAALARVREGQTQLPAEILASKRPTRWFVDKGAFGSP, encoded by the coding sequence ATGTCCGCCAACGCCGAATTCCATCCGAGCGATCACCCGGAGGCGACATTCGCCGCCTGTGCCGACTGGGTGGTCGACCGCCTGGCAGCGGCAATTCGCGCGCGCGGCGTAGCCCGCATCGCCCTGGCCGGGGGCAGCACGCCTCGCCGCCTCTACCAGATGCTGGCCGACCGCTATCGGGGCGCACTGGAATGGCAGCGGGTCGAGTTCTATTTCGGGGACGAACGCAACGTGCCGCTCGACCACCCGGACAGCAACTTCCGCATGGCGCGTCTGGCCCTGTTCGAGCCCCTGCGGATCCAGCCGCACCGCACCTTCCCGATGATCTCGGACCAGCAGCGCGACCCGGAACGGGACGCCGAGGCCTACGAGGACATCCTTCGGAGCTGGACGGCCGGTCGCGTGCCGCGCTTCGACGTGGTGCTCCTCGGCCTGGGCAGCGACGGGCATTTCGCCTCGCTGTTCCCGGATACCCCGGCACTGGAGGAGCGCAAGCGCCTGGCGGTGGTCAACCCGATCCCCAAGCTCCACGGTCACCGCCTGACCCTGACGTTTCCGGTCTTCGAGGCGGCGCGCGATGCGGTGTTCCTGGTCACGGGGGCGGACAAGCAGGCGGCTCTGGCGCGCGTCCGCGAAGGGCAGACTCAACTGCCCGCCGAAATCCTGGCCAGCAAGCGCCCCACACGCTGGTTCGTCGACAAGGGGGCCTTCGGTTCGCCATGA
- the rsmA gene encoding 16S rRNA (adenine(1518)-N(6)/adenine(1519)-N(6))-dimethyltransferase RsmA — protein sequence MGRGVQDGHRARKRFGQNFLVDPEVIERILTAIPRAGELVEIGPGLGALTLPLADRGERVVAIELDRNVVTRLRVKADAAGAGSRLEIVPQDALRLDLAALAEETRLTPPLTIVGNLPYNIATALITKLLAQADRIREMVFMVQKEVADRLAAEPGDSSFGRLSVLVSAQAEVEHLFDVPPTAFNPPPKVESSIIRIVPRTEPLIPPGDWPRFERLVTAAFTQRRKTLRNNLKPLMPASTIEASGIDPSLRAQALDIPDFLTLARLIDPSG from the coding sequence ATGGGACGCGGCGTTCAGGACGGCCATCGGGCTCGCAAGCGCTTCGGCCAGAACTTCCTGGTCGACCCGGAAGTAATCGAACGCATCCTGACGGCCATTCCCCGGGCCGGCGAATTGGTCGAAATCGGCCCCGGCCTCGGCGCGCTGACGCTGCCGCTGGCTGACCGGGGCGAGCGTGTCGTTGCGATCGAACTCGACCGAAACGTGGTGACCCGCCTGCGCGTCAAGGCGGATGCCGCGGGCGCCGGTTCCCGGCTCGAGATCGTCCCGCAGGATGCACTGCGACTCGATCTGGCCGCGCTGGCCGAAGAAACACGCCTTACCCCGCCCCTGACGATCGTCGGCAACCTGCCCTACAACATCGCGACTGCCCTGATCACGAAACTGCTCGCTCAGGCGGACCGGATCCGGGAGATGGTCTTCATGGTGCAGAAAGAGGTGGCTGACCGACTGGCCGCCGAGCCCGGCGATTCGTCCTTCGGACGGCTGAGCGTGCTGGTCTCCGCCCAGGCGGAGGTGGAGCACCTGTTCGACGTCCCGCCAACGGCCTTCAACCCACCCCCCAAGGTGGAATCGAGCATCATCCGGATCGTGCCGCGAACCGAGCCGCTGATCCCCCCTGGCGACTGGCCCCGGTTCGAACGTTTGGTGACGGCCGCTTTCACCCAGCGACGCAAGACCCTGCGCAACAACTTGAAACCCCTGATGCCAGCGTCAACAATTGAGGCGTCGGGCATCGACCCGTCGCTGCGCGCCCAGGCTCTGGACATTCCCGACTTCCTGACGCTCGCGCGATTGATCGATCCGTCCGGCTGA
- the pdxA gene encoding 4-hydroxythreonine-4-phosphate dehydrogenase PdxA gives MASVRLVVSSGEPAGIGPDLLLALAADPAFHPPTELVVLGDREVFADRATALGLPFDWPDADTDTPVRGGFRFRHLPVSAPVTPGRLDPANARHVLDMLDHAAEGCRAGDYAGLVTAPLHKGVINDAGIAFTGHTEYLAERVGGTPVMMLVAGSLRVALATTHLPLAQVPAAITSDVLTTVIETLNAAMAEWLDKPQPRLLVAGLNPHAGESGHLGDEEIRVIGPTLEALRARGIQAIGPLPADTLFTPRHLDGADAVLAMYHDQGLPVLKYAGFGRAVNVTLGLPIIRTSVDHGTALDLAGSGRAEHGSLAAAIDLAAELADRKAA, from the coding sequence GTGGCCAGCGTGCGCTTGGTCGTCAGTAGCGGCGAACCGGCCGGCATCGGCCCGGACCTGCTGCTCGCGCTCGCCGCCGACCCGGCCTTCCACCCGCCGACCGAGCTGGTGGTGCTCGGCGATCGTGAGGTCTTCGCGGACCGCGCTACCGCGCTCGGCCTGCCGTTCGACTGGCCGGATGCCGACACGGACACCCCCGTCCGGGGCGGCTTTCGCTTCCGCCACCTGCCCGTGTCCGCACCGGTCACGCCGGGACGGCTCGACCCGGCCAATGCCCGGCACGTGCTCGACATGCTCGACCACGCCGCCGAGGGCTGCCGAGCCGGTGACTACGCCGGGCTGGTCACCGCCCCGCTGCACAAGGGCGTGATCAACGACGCGGGCATCGCGTTTACCGGCCACACCGAATACCTGGCCGAGCGGGTAGGCGGCACGCCGGTAATGATGCTGGTAGCGGGCAGCCTGCGTGTGGCCCTGGCCACCACCCACCTGCCGCTGGCCCAGGTGCCGGCAGCGATCACCAGCGATGTGCTGACGACCGTGATCGAGACGCTCAATGCCGCGATGGCCGAATGGCTCGACAAGCCGCAACCACGCCTGCTCGTGGCGGGACTCAACCCGCACGCTGGTGAGTCGGGCCACCTCGGCGACGAGGAAATCCGCGTGATCGGCCCGACGCTCGAGGCGCTGCGCGCCCGCGGCATCCAGGCCATCGGCCCCCTGCCCGCCGACACACTATTCACGCCCCGCCATCTGGACGGCGCCGACGCGGTGCTGGCCATGTACCACGACCAGGGCCTGCCGGTACTCAAGTACGCCGGCTTCGGCCGTGCGGTCAACGTGACCCTCGGCCTGCCGATCATCCGCACCTCCGTGGACCACGGCACGGCGCTGGACCTGGCCGGCTCGGGCCGGGCCGAACATGGCTCGCTCGCCGCTGCCATCGACCTGGCCGCCGAGTTGGCCGACCGCAAGGCGGCCTGA
- a CDS encoding peptidylprolyl isomerase: MPFLHAMTLRRPTSLLAALLLACAPLTPSVAQSQPDAEQSRGMEGFQPLDRIVAVVNERVITQRELEAEVAQLGGQVDLASMGPSERQRLAARVLDRMITEAAMLERAKKIGIQIDDTRLNQALDGIASRNGMNLSQLRQAVIGQGQDWAAFRDGIRDQMIIEELQKREVYGQINISDREIDDYIEQRTGASAEQTEYRLAQILVSVPENASPSEIETARERAETIRDELEDGEEFARVSAERSDALNAEEGGDLGWREPARIPSLFLPVVRDLEVGQVSDIIRSPNGFHIVKLADTRTTTGGAAVTQYRAEHVLLRPRSDRDPDATRKLAQELRERIASGEARFGAIAREFSDDPGSAKRGGDLGWVNPDEMVPAFAQRLESVKVGELSPVFQSQFGFHFLRVNDTRRQDVSGEDLRQQARNAIGERRADEELTKYIRRLRAEAYIENRLTGTVSDARGQRALGRQ; this comes from the coding sequence ATGCCTTTCCTGCACGCCATGACCCTCCGTCGACCGACGAGCCTGCTGGCCGCCCTGCTACTGGCCTGCGCCCCGCTGACCCCATCGGTGGCACAAAGCCAGCCTGACGCCGAACAGAGCCGCGGCATGGAAGGTTTCCAGCCGCTCGACCGTATCGTCGCCGTCGTCAATGAGCGCGTGATTACGCAACGCGAGCTCGAGGCCGAAGTGGCGCAGCTCGGCGGCCAGGTCGATCTCGCCTCGATGGGACCGAGCGAACGCCAGCGCCTCGCCGCGCGCGTGCTCGACCGCATGATCACCGAAGCGGCGATGCTCGAGCGGGCCAAGAAGATCGGCATCCAGATCGACGACACCCGCCTGAACCAGGCGCTCGACGGCATCGCCTCCCGCAACGGCATGAACCTCTCGCAGCTGCGCCAGGCGGTAATCGGCCAAGGCCAGGACTGGGCGGCCTTCCGTGACGGCATCCGCGATCAGATGATCATCGAGGAGCTGCAGAAGCGCGAGGTCTACGGCCAGATCAACATCTCCGACCGCGAAATCGACGACTACATCGAGCAGCGCACCGGCGCGTCCGCGGAACAGACGGAATACCGTCTGGCGCAGATCCTGGTCTCGGTCCCGGAAAACGCCTCGCCCAGCGAAATCGAAACGGCTCGCGAGCGCGCCGAGACAATCCGTGACGAGCTCGAGGATGGCGAGGAATTCGCCCGCGTCTCCGCCGAGCGCTCGGATGCCCTAAATGCCGAGGAAGGTGGCGATCTCGGTTGGCGCGAACCGGCCCGGATTCCCTCCCTGTTCCTGCCGGTCGTCCGCGATCTGGAAGTCGGCCAGGTCAGCGACATCATCCGCAGCCCCAACGGCTTTCACATCGTGAAGCTGGCCGACACGCGCACCACCACCGGCGGCGCGGCCGTGACCCAGTATCGGGCCGAGCACGTGCTGCTGCGGCCGCGGAGCGACCGCGACCCCGACGCGACCCGCAAGCTGGCGCAGGAACTGCGCGAGCGCATCGCCTCGGGCGAGGCTCGTTTCGGCGCCATCGCCCGCGAATTCTCCGATGACCCGGGCTCGGCCAAGCGGGGTGGGGATCTGGGCTGGGTGAACCCGGACGAAATGGTTCCCGCCTTCGCCCAACGGCTCGAATCGGTCAAGGTCGGCGAACTCAGCCCGGTATTCCAGAGCCAGTTCGGCTTCCACTTCCTGCGGGTCAACGACACGCGCCGTCAGGACGTATCCGGCGAGGACCTGCGGCAGCAGGCACGCAACGCCATCGGCGAGCGTCGCGCGGACGAGGAATTGACCAAGTACATCCGCCGCCTGCGCGCCGAGGCCTACATCGAGAACCGCCTGACCGGCACCGTCAGCGACGCCCGTGGCCAGCGTGCGCTTGGTCGTCAGTAG
- a CDS encoding LPS-assembly protein LptD, whose product MTRKPLASAVAIALGLVPAIGATLPTDVRAEARDEYALCPAFGPERPDYTPLTAGKPGKAEADRAEYGSEGTVTFTGDAVIDEPGRRVRGEKLVYQQQDEVVTAEGDIWLQTADLAVQAERGRLNLDTDAGRLERARYWIESRHLSGVADTIVQQDRQHYRLDRATFSTCPTEKRDWEFRANEIALNRETGRGEAWHTTLHAGGVPVFYAPYLNFPIDDRRQTGFLYPTLGSSSSGGFEYAQPWYWNIAPNLDATLTPTLMTRRGLGLGGQARWLHRFGEADLGRDQVNFFYLPDDRVYGDSRWSLGVDSQGRVNPDLNYRVDINRVSDDEFFQDFSTNLDQSSASHLRSDARLNGRAGGWNLGLLAQQWQTINPNLTESQYPYRIMPRLTASNGFALGEWGDHLAPTLGVRADLTRFTHPSELRVEGDRAHTALTLGQTSADTWYRLRPEVTLDATSYQLDEQQAWDANRYDNGASRVLPLTSIDGQLFFERGYGETGRYRALLEPRLYYLYVPYRDQSDIPVFDTGLQTLSYSQLFRPNRFSGGDRVADENALTYGLSWSLLDTHQGIMPLSLRVAQRYRFEPSETTLPYRPYTAEERGGSAVLAEVYSDVTQNWHGSFTAEYDTDHETLARSQTRIGYRGENNRILNLSYFTRDAEIGTDNDYQQGDVSFAWPLTRRWSVLGRVGYDFDSEQIVQSLLGVGYESCCWTARLALKRYIVRPDAGFDPANDAEYSNAVVFQIELKGLGGIGGDQFRDDILGFRP is encoded by the coding sequence ATGACACGCAAGCCACTGGCGTCCGCCGTCGCCATAGCCCTCGGCCTGGTCCCGGCGATCGGCGCCACCCTGCCGACCGATGTCCGGGCCGAGGCGCGCGATGAATACGCACTGTGCCCTGCGTTTGGCCCGGAGCGCCCGGACTACACGCCGCTGACAGCGGGAAAGCCGGGCAAGGCCGAGGCCGACCGCGCCGAGTACGGCAGCGAGGGCACCGTCACCTTCACCGGCGACGCGGTGATCGACGAACCCGGGCGGCGGGTGCGCGGCGAGAAGCTCGTCTATCAGCAGCAGGATGAGGTTGTCACCGCCGAAGGCGATATCTGGCTGCAGACCGCCGACCTTGCCGTGCAGGCCGAGCGCGGCCGACTGAATCTCGATACCGACGCGGGGCGGCTCGAACGGGCGCGCTACTGGATCGAGAGCCGCCACCTCTCCGGCGTGGCCGACACCATCGTGCAGCAGGACCGCCAGCACTACCGTCTCGACCGGGCAACCTTCTCGACTTGTCCGACGGAGAAGCGCGACTGGGAATTCCGAGCCAACGAGATCGCACTCAACCGGGAGACAGGTCGCGGCGAAGCGTGGCACACGACGCTCCATGCCGGTGGCGTGCCCGTCTTCTACGCCCCCTATCTCAATTTCCCGATCGACGACCGCCGCCAGACCGGCTTTCTCTACCCGACCCTCGGCAGCAGCAGCTCCGGCGGGTTCGAGTATGCACAGCCCTGGTACTGGAACATCGCGCCCAACCTGGATGCCACGCTCACGCCGACCCTGATGACCCGGCGCGGGCTGGGCCTCGGTGGCCAGGCTCGGTGGCTGCATCGCTTCGGCGAGGCGGATCTCGGCCGCGATCAGGTCAACTTCTTCTATCTGCCCGACGACCGCGTCTACGGCGACTCGCGCTGGTCGCTGGGCGTGGACAGTCAGGGGCGCGTCAACCCGGACCTCAACTACCGCGTCGACATCAATCGGGTCTCGGACGACGAGTTCTTCCAGGACTTCTCGACCAACCTCGACCAGTCAAGCGCCAGTCATCTCCGGAGCGATGCACGCCTGAATGGGCGCGCCGGGGGCTGGAACCTCGGCCTGCTGGCCCAACAGTGGCAGACCATCAACCCGAACCTGACCGAGTCGCAATACCCGTATCGGATCATGCCGCGGCTGACGGCCAGCAACGGCTTTGCTCTGGGCGAATGGGGCGATCATCTTGCACCGACGCTCGGCGTACGCGCCGATCTGACTCGCTTCACCCATCCGTCGGAGCTGCGGGTCGAAGGCGATCGCGCCCATACCGCCCTCACGCTCGGCCAGACCAGCGCAGACACCTGGTACCGGCTGCGCCCCGAGGTGACCCTCGATGCCACCAGCTATCAGCTCGACGAGCAGCAGGCGTGGGACGCCAACCGTTACGACAACGGCGCCTCACGCGTGCTGCCGCTGACCAGCATCGACGGCCAGCTGTTCTTCGAGCGAGGGTACGGCGAGACCGGACGCTATCGGGCTCTGCTCGAGCCGCGGCTCTACTACCTCTACGTGCCGTATCGCGATCAGAGCGATATCCCGGTGTTCGATACCGGCCTGCAAACACTGAGCTACAGCCAGCTGTTCCGCCCCAACCGCTTCTCCGGCGGCGACCGGGTGGCCGATGAGAACGCACTGACCTACGGCCTGTCCTGGTCGCTGCTCGACACGCACCAGGGCATCATGCCGCTGTCGCTGCGAGTCGCGCAGCGCTACCGCTTCGAGCCCTCGGAAACCACGCTGCCCTACCGGCCGTATACCGCTGAAGAGCGGGGCGGCTCGGCCGTGCTCGCCGAGGTGTACAGTGACGTCACGCAAAACTGGCACGGCTCATTCACCGCCGAGTACGACACCGATCACGAAACGCTGGCGCGCTCGCAGACCCGCATCGGCTACCGCGGCGAGAACAATCGCATCCTCAACCTGTCGTACTTCACCCGCGATGCCGAAATCGGCACCGACAACGACTATCAGCAGGGCGACGTGTCGTTCGCCTGGCCGCTCACCCGGCGCTGGTCGGTCCTCGGGCGGGTCGGTTACGACTTCGACTCCGAGCAGATCGTCCAGTCCCTGCTCGGAGTCGGCTACGAGTCCTGCTGCTGGACCGCACGCCTGGCCCTGAAGCGCTACATCGTTCGACCGGATGCCGGGTTCGACCCGGCCAATGACGCCGAGTACAGCAACGCGGTGGTCTTCCAGATCGAACTCAAGGGCCTCGGCGGCATCGGCGGCGACCAGTTCCGTGACGACATCCTCGGCTTCCGCCCCTGA
- a CDS encoding adenylate kinase: protein MRIVLLGAPGSGKGTQAAQLVEHYQVPQISTGDLLRAAVAAGTELGLKAKAAMDEGQLVSDDIVLGMIRERLAQPDTERGFILDGFPRNIAQAEALDTMLEELERPLELGILLDVPLDKLMKRLTGRMTCKECGAVFNRYTNPPTAEHQCDNCEHELVQRNDDNEETVRRRLEVFQEQTAPLVEYYERDGRLARVDGEREIDQIASDFREILDPIAPGKS, encoded by the coding sequence ATGCGAATCGTACTTTTGGGCGCCCCCGGTTCGGGCAAGGGCACGCAGGCGGCACAGCTGGTCGAACACTACCAGGTCCCCCAGATCTCCACCGGCGACCTGCTGCGGGCGGCGGTCGCGGCAGGCACCGAGCTGGGACTCAAGGCCAAGGCCGCGATGGACGAGGGCCAACTGGTCAGCGACGACATCGTGCTGGGCATGATCCGCGAGCGGCTCGCTCAGCCGGACACCGAGCGCGGTTTCATCCTCGACGGCTTCCCGCGCAACATCGCGCAGGCCGAGGCGCTCGACACCATGCTCGAAGAGCTCGAGCGCCCGCTGGAGCTGGGCATCCTGCTGGACGTGCCGCTCGACAAGCTGATGAAGCGCCTGACCGGCCGCATGACCTGCAAGGAGTGCGGCGCGGTCTTCAACCGCTACACCAACCCGCCGACCGCCGAGCACCAGTGCGACAACTGCGAACACGAACTCGTTCAGCGCAACGACGACAACGAGGAAACCGTCCGTCGTCGCCTGGAGGTATTCCAGGAGCAGACCGCCCCACTGGTGGAATACTACGAGCGCGACGGGCGCCTGGCACGAGTCGACGGCGAGCGGGAGATCGATCAGATCGCGTCCGACTTCCGCGAGATCCTCGACCCCATCGCCCCCGGCAAGTCCTGA